Below is a window of Leptolyngbya subtilissima AS-A7 DNA.
CCCATTTCTTCAAAAAAGCTATGTCATCAAGCACAATTGAGTGACCAACAAGTTCTATGTATGTCTTTACATCATTCTCAAATGACTTTGGACTGGAAGGAAAAGGTTTAAACCTGCCAAGATACTGCTCGACAATATTCTTGTAATCACTTCTTACTCGTAAAGTCTCGGTTTGACCATGCCAAAGTTCGTTTTTAAGCTCTAGGAGTTGAGACTCTAACTCCGTGTGATCAGAAGAAGAAAATGAATGCCTCAAGTTATTCATGGCCTGCTCTAAATCACTAATCCACAAGGATAGGTAGTCTCTGGTTTGCATGGCAAGAAGAAGTCATAGCTACAAAATTACTATTCATCCATTCCATTTAGAATCTGGACAAAAAGCAAAATCAGCTAGACTTAACAACATCTTGCATAAATTAGTTCATTAGTACTATATATCATGGCAAAGAACTTGGTCAAGCCCAATATTGCAAAGATTTTCTTGGGAAACTTCTTTCTGTGTTGCCCTATTTCTCATGCGTAGTCAAATTCTTACGCTTTGCTAAATGCTGGTGGCCCAAAATCTTCTGGTATGTCTTCTAAAGACCACTGAAGGACCTTGCAGAGCTTTTTGAACTCCCGAGGAGTCATTTTTGGCTCATAAATGCCGGTTTCCCAGTTGCTGATGGTCTGATCGGTCTTACCTAGAGCTAATCCAATATCCCGCTGGGTCAGCCCAAGCTCTTCCCTACGCCGCTTCAAGGGAGACTCTTTGGACTGTGGGACGTCATTACTCATTGATTACAAGCAGGCTTATACACGTACGCTTGACACGCTCGTTACAAGCGTGCTTGGATTGTTGTTGTGAATTACAAGCCGACTTGGATAGACAGCTGTCTCC
It encodes the following:
- a CDS encoding helix-turn-helix transcriptional regulator; its protein translation is MSNDVPQSKESPLKRRREELGLTQRDIGLALGKTDQTISNWETGIYEPKMTPREFKKLCKVLQWSLEDIPEDFGPPAFSKA